The Leifsonia williamsii genome includes a region encoding these proteins:
- a CDS encoding SDR family NAD(P)-dependent oxidoreductase, which yields MVWNPADLPDAQGRTIAITGANAGVGYFTAEQLAGAGAHVILACRDQERAEAAVAAIRRRVRGARVEATPLDVADRASVDAAADALLERDRLDGLILNAGVVHAPRTRRSDRYGNELVLATNVLGHFRLVARVLPALERTAEAAAEPVIGPRIVSLGSLATRLGRLRLDDLQLERSYSSWRAYSGSKIALQAFGFELERRLRAAGSGVTSLVVHPGYSTSGRTPGIRGVNHPSRAKRFVDNLQAAWTQGKDHGAWAPVRAMLDPALTGDDYLGPLARTKGIPVQAHPTRASRSPRTGARLWPLLEAAAAQPFPLP from the coding sequence ATGGTGTGGAACCCCGCGGACCTGCCGGACGCGCAGGGCCGCACGATCGCGATCACGGGCGCGAACGCGGGAGTGGGCTACTTCACCGCCGAGCAGCTCGCGGGAGCCGGCGCACACGTGATCCTCGCCTGCCGCGACCAGGAGCGGGCGGAGGCGGCGGTCGCCGCGATCCGCCGCCGCGTGCGCGGCGCCCGGGTGGAGGCGACGCCGCTCGACGTCGCTGACCGCGCCTCCGTCGACGCCGCCGCGGACGCCCTCCTGGAACGCGACCGCCTCGACGGGCTGATCCTCAACGCCGGCGTCGTGCATGCGCCGCGCACGCGCCGCAGCGACCGCTACGGCAACGAGCTGGTGCTGGCGACGAACGTGCTGGGGCACTTCCGCCTGGTCGCGCGCGTGCTCCCGGCGCTGGAGCGGACTGCGGAGGCCGCCGCCGAGCCTGTCATCGGCCCCCGCATCGTCTCGCTCGGCTCGCTGGCGACGCGGCTCGGGAGGCTGCGGCTCGACGACCTCCAGCTCGAGCGCTCCTACTCGTCCTGGCGGGCGTACTCCGGCTCGAAGATCGCGCTGCAGGCGTTCGGCTTCGAGCTGGAGCGCCGGCTGCGGGCGGCAGGGAGCGGCGTCACGAGCCTGGTCGTGCACCCCGGCTACTCGACCTCGGGACGCACGCCCGGCATCCGCGGCGTCAACCACCCCTCGCGTGCGAAGCGGTTCGTGGACAACCTGCAGGCCGCCTGGACCCAGGGCAAGGACCACGGCGCCTGGGCTCCGGTGCGGGCCATGCTCGACCCGGCCCTCACCGGCGACGACTACCTCGGCCCGCTCGCCCGCACCAAGGGCATCCCGGTGCAGGCGCACCCGACCCGCGCGTCGCGCTCACCGCGCACCGGGGCCCGCCTCTGGCCGCTCCTGGAGGCCGCGGCCGCCCAGCCCTTCCCCCTCCCGTAG
- a CDS encoding chorismate mutase, with protein sequence MPENESVADAVARLHSIRQSIDNIDAAVIHMLAERFKFTQQVGALKAAHGLPPADPEREREQIERLRALAEESHLDPAFAEKFLNFIIAEVIHHHERIATENGA encoded by the coding sequence ATGCCTGAGAACGAGTCCGTCGCCGACGCCGTCGCGCGCCTGCACAGCATCCGGCAGAGCATCGACAACATCGACGCCGCCGTGATCCACATGCTGGCGGAGCGGTTCAAGTTCACCCAGCAGGTGGGCGCGCTCAAGGCGGCGCACGGCCTCCCTCCCGCCGACCCCGAGCGCGAGCGTGAGCAGATCGAGCGCCTGCGCGCGCTCGCCGAGGAGAGCCACCTCGATCCCGCCTTCGCCGAGAAGTTCCTCAACTTCATCATCGCCGAGGTCATCCACCACCACGAGCGCATCGCCACCGAGAACGGCGCCTGA
- a CDS encoding FtsX-like permease family protein — MTATLRLAWLFARRGAADRSTVVLPIVAFSVVTALLLIVAGGAQAFFSWTDETAFLYQALAVVALALLVVPLVALGGSAARLSARRRDDRLATLRLLGATPGLVTALTVIESTVLALAGAVVGTVVFVAVAPAVGLIPFRGEPLGAAVQLPPAALAVGVVGIGALAAVSAFVGLRRVVLSPLGVRTKQEAPRLHWARLLIGVAVVAVAFAALSALQLAGGVVVILTILALGFGGTIAVLNLVGPWLLRVVAARQSRRARTARRLIAARTVLESPKAAWRQVSGVAMTSFMAVFAGVGVALLGAMGQDEESAQLLADIRTGIVITVVASFLMVACSAGVNQAAAVLDRRDLYVSLDRLGMPREELEAARTRAIMSPLRVTTVTAALTAAVVVFPLAGASLIVAPLSLAVIAGCLLAGVLLVRLALLATRPVLNRVLADPAPSL; from the coding sequence ATGACCGCCACACTCCGCCTCGCGTGGTTGTTCGCGCGTCGCGGCGCCGCCGATCGCTCCACCGTCGTGCTGCCGATCGTCGCCTTCTCCGTCGTCACCGCCCTCCTGCTCATCGTGGCGGGAGGCGCGCAGGCCTTCTTCTCCTGGACCGACGAGACCGCGTTCCTCTATCAGGCGCTCGCCGTCGTCGCGCTCGCGCTGCTCGTCGTCCCGCTCGTCGCACTCGGGGGATCGGCCGCACGCCTCTCCGCCCGCCGGCGCGACGACCGGCTGGCGACCCTCCGTCTGCTCGGTGCGACGCCCGGTCTCGTCACCGCGCTCACGGTGATCGAGTCGACCGTGCTGGCGCTCGCCGGAGCCGTCGTGGGCACGGTCGTGTTCGTCGCCGTCGCCCCGGCCGTCGGCCTGATCCCGTTCCGCGGGGAGCCGCTCGGGGCGGCGGTGCAGCTCCCTCCTGCCGCCCTGGCGGTCGGCGTCGTCGGGATCGGGGCGCTCGCCGCGGTGAGCGCGTTCGTCGGTCTGCGTCGCGTCGTGCTCTCCCCGCTCGGCGTGCGGACGAAGCAGGAGGCTCCGCGCCTCCACTGGGCGCGCCTCCTGATCGGTGTGGCCGTGGTGGCCGTCGCCTTCGCCGCGCTCAGCGCCCTGCAGCTCGCCGGCGGTGTCGTGGTGATCCTGACGATCCTGGCCCTCGGCTTCGGCGGCACGATCGCCGTGCTGAACCTGGTCGGCCCCTGGCTGCTGCGCGTCGTGGCCGCCCGCCAGTCGCGCCGGGCACGCACCGCCCGCCGCCTGATCGCCGCGCGCACGGTGCTCGAGTCGCCCAAGGCGGCGTGGCGGCAGGTGTCCGGCGTGGCCATGACGAGCTTCATGGCGGTCTTCGCGGGCGTCGGCGTCGCCCTCCTCGGCGCGATGGGGCAGGACGAGGAGTCCGCGCAGCTGCTCGCCGACATCCGCACGGGCATCGTCATCACCGTCGTGGCGTCGTTCCTCATGGTGGCGTGCTCGGCGGGCGTCAATCAGGCCGCCGCCGTGCTCGACCGCCGCGACCTCTACGTCAGCCTCGACCGGCTCGGGATGCCGAGGGAGGAGCTGGAGGCCGCCCGCACCCGCGCGATCATGTCGCCGCTGCGCGTGACCACGGTGACGGCGGCGCTGACAGCGGCGGTCGTCGTGTTCCCGCTCGCCGGCGCCAGCCTGATCGTCGCGCCCCTGAGCCTCGCGGTGATCGCCGGATGCCTCCTCGCCGGCGTGCTCCTGGTGCGGCTGGCGCTGCTCGCGACCCGGCCCGTGCTGAACAGGGTGCTGGCCGACCCGGCGCCGAGCCTGTGA
- a CDS encoding ABC transporter ATP-binding protein, with protein sequence MTSSSRPALAATGLTKTYGPATALAGVDFRVLPGESVAIMGASGSGKTTLLHCLAGIIRPDAGSVVLASARGPIEVTALGEGERSRLRREAFGFVFQQGLLLPELTAIENAALPLLLAGHDRRAAEQTAAAWLATLGLSGFEDRRIGQLSGGQAQRVAIARAQVGGAAVVFADEPTGALDSHTSAEVMEALIASTTGRGRSLVVVTHDEDVAARCSRVVRLADGRIVDEAVTR encoded by the coding sequence ATGACATCCAGCAGCAGACCCGCCCTCGCCGCCACCGGCCTCACCAAGACGTACGGCCCGGCCACCGCCCTCGCCGGCGTCGACTTCCGCGTCCTGCCCGGCGAGTCCGTCGCCATCATGGGCGCCTCCGGCTCGGGCAAGACGACGCTGCTGCACTGCCTGGCGGGCATCATCCGGCCGGACGCCGGCTCGGTCGTCCTCGCGAGCGCGCGCGGTCCGATCGAGGTCACCGCCCTCGGCGAGGGGGAGCGCAGCCGGCTGCGCCGCGAGGCGTTCGGCTTCGTCTTCCAGCAGGGCCTCCTCCTGCCCGAGCTGACGGCGATCGAGAACGCCGCGCTGCCGCTCCTCCTCGCCGGCCACGACCGCCGCGCCGCCGAGCAGACCGCGGCCGCCTGGCTCGCCACGCTCGGCCTCTCCGGCTTCGAGGACCGCCGCATCGGCCAGCTCTCCGGCGGCCAGGCCCAGCGGGTCGCGATCGCCCGCGCACAGGTCGGCGGCGCCGCCGTCGTCTTCGCCGACGAACCGACCGGCGCGCTCGACTCGCACACCTCGGCGGAGGTGATGGAGGCACTGATCGCCTCCACGACCGGCCGCGGCCGCTCGCTCGTCGTCGTCACCCACGACGAGGACGTCGCCGCGCGCTGCTCCCGCGTCGTCCGCCTGGCCGACGGCCGCATCGTCGACGAGGCGGTGACCCGGTGA
- a CDS encoding GNAT family N-acetyltransferase, translating to MEQNTPSSSAPIDEQAASDEHAASVDRAPIDEQAASALTGSGLRLALVDTSDDAAFTEWIRADFRGFHSPAPKEEVLTEARGYLRDRRTTAVYDDAIPSPTPVGTVNSWVAPLTVPGGARVDAWAISSVTVAPTHRRRGVARALLGSELRTAAAQGVPLAILTVSESVIYGRWGFGPATFASEWRIDTKRVRWAGPQTGGRLSFTDPESYRETGYRVLDAVMASRPGEIGLSPYLADRLIGPLKGTPDAERFRLVRYDSADGEPQGFVSYTVKGEDDFTRHKVEVEYLAAATDEALVALWRFLLELDLVAEVRAWTRGVDEPLPALVSDVRGARVTAVEDHLWVRILDLPAALEARGYERDGSLVLDVSDDLGLANGRYRLTVTDGVGRVEATEDAPDVILPVSTLGSVYLGHDLARGLALAGRITGDAAALDRLFRTAVPPRLSTWF from the coding sequence ATGGAGCAGAACACGCCGTCTTCGTCCGCCCCCATCGACGAGCAGGCCGCCAGCGACGAGCACGCCGCCAGCGTCGACCGGGCCCCCATCGACGAGCAGGCCGCCAGCGCGTTGACCGGGTCCGGGCTGCGGCTCGCCCTGGTCGACACCTCCGACGACGCCGCCTTCACCGAGTGGATCCGCGCCGACTTCCGCGGCTTCCACAGCCCCGCACCCAAGGAGGAGGTGCTGACGGAGGCGCGCGGCTACCTCCGCGACCGCCGCACCACCGCGGTCTACGACGACGCCATCCCGTCGCCGACCCCGGTCGGCACGGTGAACTCGTGGGTCGCGCCGCTCACCGTGCCCGGGGGCGCGCGCGTCGACGCCTGGGCGATCAGCTCGGTGACCGTCGCGCCCACGCACCGGCGACGGGGCGTGGCGAGGGCCCTGCTGGGGTCGGAGCTGCGCACGGCGGCGGCGCAGGGCGTTCCGCTCGCGATCCTGACCGTGTCGGAGTCGGTGATCTACGGCCGCTGGGGCTTCGGGCCGGCGACCTTCGCCTCCGAGTGGCGCATCGACACCAAGCGCGTGCGCTGGGCAGGCCCGCAGACCGGCGGGCGACTCTCGTTCACCGACCCGGAGTCGTACCGCGAGACCGGCTACCGGGTGCTCGACGCGGTGATGGCCTCCCGGCCGGGCGAGATCGGGCTCTCGCCGTATCTCGCCGACCGCCTCATCGGGCCGCTCAAGGGCACGCCCGACGCCGAGCGGTTCCGCCTGGTGCGCTACGACTCCGCCGACGGCGAGCCGCAGGGCTTCGTGAGCTACACCGTGAAGGGGGAGGACGACTTCACGCGCCACAAGGTCGAGGTGGAGTACCTCGCCGCGGCGACCGACGAGGCGCTGGTGGCGCTGTGGCGCTTCCTCCTCGAACTCGACCTGGTCGCCGAGGTGCGCGCCTGGACGCGCGGCGTCGACGAGCCGCTCCCCGCCCTCGTCTCCGACGTGCGCGGGGCACGGGTCACGGCTGTGGAGGACCACCTCTGGGTGCGCATCCTCGACCTTCCCGCCGCGCTGGAGGCTCGCGGGTACGAGCGCGACGGCTCGCTGGTGCTCGACGTGTCCGACGACCTGGGGCTCGCGAACGGGCGGTACCGGCTGACGGTAACCGACGGCGTCGGCCGGGTGGAGGCGACGGAGGACGCACCCGACGTCATCCTCCCGGTGTCGACGCTGGGCAGCGTGTACCTCGGCCACGACCTGGCGCGCGGGCTGGCGCTCGCCGGCCGGATCACCGGCGACGCGGCCGCCCTCGACCGGCTGTTCCGCACGGCGGTGCCGCCGCGGCTGAGCACGTGGTTCTAG
- a CDS encoding adenylosuccinate synthase — MPAIVIIGAQWGDEGKGKATDLLGSRIDYVVKFNGGNNAGHTVVVGDEKYALHLLPSGILTEGVTPVIANGVVVDLEVLFEELDGLIARGVDVSRLRISSNAHVITQYHRTIDKVTERFLGKRQIGTTGRGIGPTYADKINRVGIRIQDLFDENILRQKVEGALDQKNHLLVKVYNRRAIGVDEIVEDLLSYAERLRPMVVDSSLELNRALEDGKYVLFEGGQATMLDVDHGTYPFVTSSNSTAGGAATGSGIGPNRIDRVIGIVKAYTTRVGAGPFPTELFDEWGEFLRERGFEFGTTTGRPRRTGWYDAPVARYTARINGVTDFVLTKLDTLTGIDRIPVCVAYDVDGVRHDEVPSSQSDFHHAKPIYEEYPGWTEDISGARTFEDLPTNAQDYVLALERMSGARISAIGVGPARDEIVVRHDLVD; from the coding sequence GTGCCCGCGATCGTGATCATCGGCGCCCAGTGGGGCGATGAAGGCAAAGGCAAGGCCACCGATCTGCTCGGCAGCCGCATCGACTACGTCGTGAAGTTCAACGGCGGCAACAACGCCGGTCACACGGTCGTCGTCGGCGACGAGAAGTACGCCCTGCACCTGCTGCCGTCGGGCATCCTGACGGAGGGCGTCACGCCCGTCATCGCGAACGGCGTCGTCGTCGACCTCGAGGTGCTGTTCGAGGAGCTCGACGGCCTGATCGCCCGCGGCGTCGACGTCTCGCGGCTGCGCATCAGCTCCAACGCGCACGTCATCACCCAGTACCACCGCACGATCGACAAGGTCACCGAGCGCTTCCTCGGCAAGCGCCAGATCGGCACGACCGGGCGCGGCATCGGCCCGACCTACGCCGACAAGATCAACCGCGTCGGCATCCGTATCCAGGACCTCTTCGACGAGAACATCCTGCGGCAGAAGGTGGAGGGCGCCCTCGACCAGAAGAACCACCTCCTGGTGAAGGTGTACAACCGCCGCGCGATCGGCGTGGACGAGATCGTGGAGGACCTGCTCTCGTACGCCGAGCGCCTCCGCCCGATGGTCGTCGACTCGTCGCTGGAGCTCAACCGCGCCCTGGAGGACGGCAAGTACGTGCTGTTCGAGGGCGGCCAGGCGACCATGCTCGACGTCGACCACGGCACGTACCCGTTCGTGACCTCCTCCAACTCGACCGCCGGAGGGGCCGCCACCGGCTCCGGCATCGGCCCGAACCGCATCGACCGCGTCATCGGCATCGTGAAGGCGTACACCACGCGCGTGGGCGCCGGCCCGTTCCCGACCGAGCTGTTCGACGAGTGGGGCGAGTTCCTCCGCGAGCGCGGCTTCGAGTTCGGCACCACGACGGGCCGCCCGCGCCGCACCGGCTGGTACGACGCCCCCGTGGCCCGCTACACGGCCCGCATCAACGGCGTCACCGACTTCGTGCTCACCAAGCTCGACACCCTCACCGGCATCGACCGCATCCCGGTCTGCGTCGCGTACGACGTCGACGGCGTCCGCCACGACGAGGTGCCGTCGTCGCAGAGCGACTTCCACCACGCGAAGCCGATCTACGAGGAGTACCCCGGCTGGACCGAGGACATCAGCGGCGCCCGCACCTTCGAGGACCTCCCGACGAACGCCCAGGACTACGTGCTCGCCCTGGAGCGCATGTCCGGCGCCCGCATCTCCGCGATCGGCGTGGGCCCCGCCCGCGACGAGATCGTGGTGCGGCACGACCTGGTCGACTGA
- a CDS encoding helix-turn-helix transcriptional regulator: MHLTPREAQVLEGICAGRSHAELATYLHISRSTVAQHIESIRRKLGAVNRPAMVARAFFLGVVRPDRWPPALSGRRCVDPGMLLGSSACTCSGNSCGCRVE, encoded by the coding sequence ATGCATCTGACGCCGCGCGAAGCGCAGGTCCTCGAGGGAATCTGCGCAGGTCGGTCTCATGCGGAGCTTGCGACGTATCTGCACATCTCCCGATCGACCGTGGCGCAACACATCGAGTCGATCAGACGGAAGCTCGGGGCGGTAAACCGGCCCGCAATGGTCGCGCGGGCGTTCTTCCTGGGTGTGGTCCGGCCGGACCGCTGGCCGCCGGCTCTATCGGGGCGGAGATGCGTCGACCCGGGCATGCTGCTCGGCAGCTCTGCGTGCACGTGCAGCGGCAACTCCTGCGGCTGCCGCGTCGAATGA
- a CDS encoding MMPL family transporter, producing MSSLLYTLGRFAYRARRWVLALWLAALALLVSVAALLSTGTDNTFTIPGTESQEALDALARTFPEVSGASAQLIAVAAPGGDVREPAFQSAVERTVGELSAVPQVTSASDPYSGPSSGNVSVDGSAVLVPIQLSVGTTQVLPSTSEALQEAGVALQKELPAGSQVAVGGQLFSQTAAGISVTELLGLAVAFVVLLATFLSVVAAGMPLMTAILGAGVTLSIVFAATQWLTIASTTPLLALMLGLAVGIDYALFIISRHQEQVRQGVPPEESAARAVATAGSAVVFAAVTVIIALLGLAVANIPFLTTMGVAAALGVAIAVVVGLTLTPALLGFAGVRIVAKRFRPGAAEARAAEAEARVAEARAAEAREAREARTRRRKPPRPHRPHRPHRPHRDHPIARGWVHLVTRLPIVTVVLVAAGLGALALPAASLRLSLPDAGSLDEGEPARVAYDLVAEHFGPGYNGPLIVTGSVIGSTDPVGLMNDLGAELKTVPGVAAVPLSTPNPSGDTGIAQVVPDGAPDSEQTQALVARLRALHDHFEQEYGIDLSVTGYTAAGIDISARLGGALLPFALLVVGLSLVLLAMVFRSIVVPVTAALGYLLSVGAAFGVTSLVFMSGWLAGPLGVAHVGSIISFMPIILMGVLFGLAMDYEVFLASRMRERHLRGDPPGDAVRNGFVGSARVVTAAAAIMFAVFTAFIPEGDASIQPIALGLAVGVVIDAFVVRMTLIPAVLVLFGRAAWWFPRTLDRALPHVDIEGEGLQQELDAADWPEPAEPYAVAASGVRAGGSDPVDALVPPGGVHVVAGPDHTAVLLAMAGRAPLTSGRLKVAGLLLPTRRGSVRRHVGVALLGGPGGAVEAVRAARTGRPAVLVVDAADAVSGGTRSLVARELRAATAGGTAVILGAETAEGVAALVAEIAPTAEPPDTSLLVDELERREPIP from the coding sequence ATGTCGTCCCTGCTGTACACGCTGGGTCGCTTCGCCTACCGGGCGCGCCGGTGGGTGCTGGCGCTGTGGCTGGCCGCCCTGGCGCTGCTCGTCTCTGTCGCCGCACTGCTGAGCACCGGCACCGACAACACGTTCACGATCCCGGGGACGGAGTCGCAGGAGGCGCTCGACGCGTTGGCGCGCACGTTCCCCGAGGTCAGCGGCGCGTCCGCCCAGCTGATCGCGGTCGCGGCGCCCGGCGGGGACGTTCGCGAGCCCGCCTTCCAGTCCGCGGTCGAGCGCACCGTCGGCGAGCTGAGCGCCGTCCCGCAGGTGACCTCCGCCTCCGATCCCTACAGCGGTCCGTCGTCCGGCAACGTCAGCGTCGACGGATCTGCGGTCTTGGTGCCGATCCAGCTGTCGGTCGGCACCACGCAGGTGCTGCCCAGCACGAGTGAGGCGCTGCAGGAGGCCGGGGTTGCGCTGCAGAAGGAGCTTCCGGCCGGGTCGCAGGTCGCCGTCGGCGGCCAGCTCTTCTCGCAGACAGCCGCCGGGATCAGCGTGACGGAGCTGCTGGGGCTCGCAGTCGCGTTCGTGGTCCTGCTCGCGACGTTCCTGTCCGTGGTGGCGGCCGGGATGCCCCTCATGACCGCCATCCTCGGCGCCGGCGTGACGCTGTCGATCGTGTTCGCGGCGACGCAGTGGCTGACCATCGCCTCCACGACGCCGCTGCTCGCCCTCATGCTGGGTCTCGCCGTCGGCATCGACTACGCGCTGTTCATCATCTCGCGGCACCAGGAGCAGGTGCGGCAGGGCGTTCCGCCCGAGGAGTCCGCCGCGCGGGCGGTCGCGACCGCGGGGTCGGCGGTCGTGTTCGCGGCGGTGACCGTGATCATCGCGCTACTCGGGCTCGCCGTGGCGAACATCCCGTTCCTGACGACGATGGGCGTGGCGGCGGCGCTCGGGGTGGCGATCGCGGTGGTCGTCGGGCTGACACTGACGCCGGCGCTGCTGGGGTTCGCGGGCGTGCGCATCGTGGCGAAGCGGTTCCGGCCGGGGGCGGCGGAGGCGCGCGCGGCGGAGGCGGAGGCGCGGGTGGCGGAGGCGCGGGCGGCGGAGGCGCGGGAGGCGCGAGAGGCGCGGACGAGGCGGCGCAAGCCTCCCCGCCCCCACCGCCCCCACCGCCCCCACCGCCCCCACCGCGACCACCCGATCGCTCGCGGCTGGGTGCACCTCGTCACCCGCCTGCCGATCGTGACCGTCGTGCTCGTGGCCGCCGGACTCGGCGCGCTCGCGCTGCCCGCGGCCTCCCTCCGCCTGTCCCTGCCGGACGCAGGGTCGCTCGACGAGGGGGAACCGGCGCGCGTCGCCTACGACCTCGTCGCCGAGCACTTCGGGCCCGGGTACAACGGCCCGCTGATCGTGACCGGGTCGGTCATCGGCAGCACCGACCCGGTCGGGCTGATGAACGACCTGGGCGCCGAGCTGAAGACGGTCCCGGGCGTCGCCGCGGTGCCGCTCTCGACGCCGAACCCGTCCGGCGACACCGGCATCGCGCAGGTCGTGCCCGACGGCGCACCCGACTCCGAGCAGACGCAGGCCCTGGTGGCGCGGCTGCGAGCGCTGCACGACCACTTCGAGCAGGAGTACGGCATCGACCTCTCGGTCACCGGCTACACCGCGGCGGGCATCGACATCTCCGCGCGGCTGGGCGGCGCGCTCCTCCCCTTCGCCCTCCTCGTCGTCGGGCTCTCGCTGGTGCTGCTCGCGATGGTGTTCCGCTCGATCGTCGTGCCGGTGACCGCCGCGCTCGGCTACCTGCTGAGCGTCGGTGCGGCGTTCGGGGTGACGAGCCTCGTCTTCATGAGCGGTTGGCTGGCGGGGCCGCTGGGCGTGGCGCACGTCGGCTCGATCATCAGCTTCATGCCGATCATCCTGATGGGTGTGCTGTTCGGGCTGGCCATGGACTACGAGGTGTTCCTGGCGAGCAGGATGCGAGAGCGGCACCTGCGCGGCGACCCGCCGGGCGACGCGGTGCGCAACGGCTTCGTCGGGTCGGCGCGGGTGGTCACGGCGGCGGCGGCGATCATGTTCGCGGTGTTCACGGCCTTCATCCCCGAGGGCGACGCGTCCATCCAGCCGATCGCGCTCGGGCTCGCTGTGGGAGTGGTGATCGACGCGTTCGTCGTGCGCATGACGCTCATCCCGGCGGTGCTGGTGCTGTTCGGGAGGGCCGCGTGGTGGTTCCCGCGGACGCTCGACCGCGCCCTCCCGCACGTCGACATCGAGGGCGAGGGGCTGCAGCAGGAGCTGGACGCCGCCGACTGGCCCGAGCCGGCCGAGCCGTACGCGGTCGCGGCGTCCGGAGTGCGGGCCGGAGGCTCCGATCCGGTCGACGCGCTGGTCCCTCCTGGCGGCGTCCACGTCGTCGCGGGACCCGACCACACCGCGGTGCTGCTGGCGATGGCCGGCCGCGCACCCCTGACGAGCGGCCGGCTCAAGGTGGCCGGGCTGCTCCTGCCCACCCGCCGCGGCTCGGTACGGCGCCACGTCGGTGTCGCGCTGCTCGGCGGCCCGGGCGGTGCGGTGGAGGCCGTGCGCGCCGCTCGCACCGGACGCCCGGCCGTGCTCGTGGTCGACGCGGCAGACGCGGTGAGCGGCGGCACGCGCTCGCTGGTCGCCCGGGAACTGCGAGCCGCCACGGCCGGTGGGACGGCGGTGATCCTGGGCGCGGAGACGGCGGAGGGGGTGGCCGCGCTGGTGGCGGAGATCGCTCCCACCGCCGAACCCCCGGACACGTCGCTCCTGGTTGACGAACTCGAACGACGGGAGCCCATCCCATGA
- a CDS encoding TetR/AcrR family transcriptional regulator, with amino-acid sequence MPTSSPRAPRRDAAANREAILVAAAAALNEDIDASLETIAARAGLSRRAIYGHFSTRDELLIDVYTRGAARLAALLEPVSHPDSRVEIALLGATLWAEVEHIRVSAAMAVRGPHRALVGSAMDPARERLRETVRRGREAGELRTDLELETVTRLIENAAVSVLDEATRSGLSPATGHRLVMLAGLGAAGLSWREADALVDGAPELAFEAVQAQHATQVAPAASASAPAGAAR; translated from the coding sequence ATGCCCACTTCCTCCCCCCGTGCTCCGCGGCGCGACGCCGCCGCGAACCGGGAGGCCATCCTCGTGGCCGCCGCCGCGGCCCTGAACGAGGACATCGACGCCTCCCTCGAGACCATCGCCGCGCGCGCCGGGCTCAGCCGCCGCGCCATCTATGGGCACTTCTCGACCAGGGACGAGCTCCTGATCGACGTCTACACGCGCGGGGCCGCCCGGCTCGCCGCGCTGCTCGAGCCGGTGTCGCACCCCGACTCCCGCGTCGAGATCGCGCTGCTCGGAGCGACGCTCTGGGCCGAGGTCGAGCACATCCGGGTGAGCGCGGCCATGGCCGTGCGCGGACCGCACCGCGCGCTGGTCGGCAGCGCGATGGACCCGGCCAGGGAGCGCCTGCGCGAGACGGTCCGCCGCGGCCGCGAGGCGGGCGAACTGCGCACCGACCTCGAGCTGGAGACGGTGACCCGCCTCATCGAGAACGCGGCCGTCTCCGTGCTCGACGAGGCGACCCGCTCCGGTCTCTCCCCCGCCACCGGCCATCGTCTCGTGATGCTCGCCGGGCTCGGCGCTGCGGGGCTGAGCTGGCGGGAGGCCGACGCGCTGGTCGACGGGGCGCCCGAGCTCGCGTTCGAGGCCGTCCAGGCGCAGCACGCGACCCAGGTCGCTCCCGCCGCCTCCGCCTCCGCCCCCGCGGGGGCCGCCCGGTGA